One genomic segment of Vulpes vulpes isolate BD-2025 chromosome 2, VulVul3, whole genome shotgun sequence includes these proteins:
- the PHB1 gene encoding prohibitin 1: MAAKVFESIGKFGLALAVAGGVVNSALYNVDAGHRAVIFDRFRGVQDIVVGEGTHFLIPWVQKPIIFDCRSRPRNVPVITGSKDLQNVNITLRILFRPVASQLPRIFTSIGEDYDERVLPSITTEILKSVVARFDAGELITQRELVSRQVSDDLTERAATFGLILDDVSLTHLTFGKEFTEAVEAKQVAQQEAERARFVVEKAEQQKKAAIISAEGDSKAAELIANSLATAGDGLIELRKLEAAEDIAYQLSRSRNITYLPAGQSVLLQLPQ, translated from the exons ATGGCTGCCAAAGTGTTTGAGTCCATTGGCAAGTTCGGCCTGGCCTTAGCTGTTGCAGGAGGAGTAGTGAACTCTGCTTTGTATAATG TGGACGCTGGCCACAGAGCTGTCATCTTTGACCGGTTCCGTGGAGTACAGGACATTGTGGTAGGAGAAGGGACTCACTTTCTCATCCCTTGGGTACAGAAACCTATTATCTTTGATTGCCGCTCTCGACCACGTAATGTGCCAGTAATCACTGGTAGCAAAG ATTTACAGAATGTCAACATCACCCTGCGCATCCTTTTCCGACCAGTCGCCAGCCAGCTTCCTCGCATCTTCACCAGCATTGGGGAGGACTATGATGAGCGGGTGCTACCGTCTATTACTACAGAGATCCTCAAGTCGGTGGTG GCTCGCTTTGATGCTGGAGAACTGATCACCCAGAGAGAGCTGGTCTCCAGACAGGTGAGCGATGACCTTACAGAGCGAGCAGCAACCTTTGGGCTCATCCTGGATGACGTGTCCTTG ACGCATCTGACCTTCGGGAAGGAGTTCACAGAAGCAGTAGAAGCCAAACAGGTGGCTcagcaggaagcagagagagccAGATTTGTGGTGGAAAAG GCTGAGCAGCAGAAGAAGGCGGCCATCATCTCTGCCGAGGGCGACTCCAAGGCAGCTGAGCTGATTGCCAACTCGCTCGCCACAGCAGGCGACGGCCTCATCGAGCTGCGCAAGCTGGAGGCTGCAGAGGACATCGCGTACCAGCTGTCACGCTCTCGGAACATCACCTACCTGCCGGCTGGGCAGTCTGTGCTCCTGCAGCTGCCTCAGTGA